The genomic window GCCGCCTCGGAAGAGTCGGAGCCGTGCACGGCGTTGGCCTCGATCGAGGATGCGAAGTCCCGCCTGATGGTCCCCGGCGCCGCCTTTGCGGGGTCCGTCGCCCCCATCAGATCCCTGACCCGGCCGATCGCATTCTCGCCTTCAAGAACCATCGCAAGGCACGGGCCCGAAGTCATGAACATACAAAGGCTTTTATAGAAAGAGCGGTCCCTGTGGACGATGTAGAAGCCGGCGGCTTGGTCGGGGGTCAGGCGGACCATCCTGGCAGCGAGGATTCTGAGCCCGGCCCTCTCGAAGCGGGAGACGATCTCGCCCGTGACGCCCTTCGCCACGGCGTCCGGTTTCACGATGACGAGAGTTCGCTCGAGGGCCATCGCGGAGCCGCTCACCCGACCCCGTCTCGCAACACCCGCGCGACGCTGGCCCCGATCTCCGCCGGGCTCCTGACGAGCGTGACGCCGGCCCCCTCGAGCGCCGCCATTTTCTCCGCGGCGGTCCCCTTGCCGCCCGCGATGATGGCGCCCGCGTG from Candidatus Rokuibacteriota bacterium includes these protein-coding regions:
- the ndk gene encoding nucleoside-diphosphate kinase, with protein sequence MALERTLVIVKPDAVAKGVTGEIVSRFERAGLRILAARMVRLTPDQAAGFYIVHRDRSFYKSLCMFMTSGPCLAMVLEGENAIGRVRDLMGATDPAKAAPGTIRRDFASSIEANAVHGSDSSEAAAFEIPYFFGTPEICCREPG